From a region of the Dunckerocampus dactyliophorus isolate RoL2022-P2 chromosome 20, RoL_Ddac_1.1, whole genome shotgun sequence genome:
- the rftn1a gene encoding raftlin isoform X2 — MGCRLPKLRKGEETQSPGNIYSTLRRPQVETKVGVSYTYHFLDFLLGKEEVPVSSVLCLSSVRELPVQVRELYAQGFVLVAVHPFVHPCGPRHAHIQRQLHRAVLVRETPSWDKSQERRWWRRGLETDVCAAGHQAADPEIQDVAEQGVMFVGFLQQPGGAPCFLANWDPDELSSLHSSPSPIHRHTLISANASPTDPAEPRRDDTERGGLPFEPGELAHESGDHNTRDHKPILALTGQPSEVHPEGSNECIQGVHIPLEESLETIQQPLGHTVQPCECQTPLETQERQPSPGMNTQEEHKPPEESPENHSRLPNVRERKDSALESTKNNNHIYLKTPETKKSEPSAPAQARLQLFALYNSTGEMNTSLRFYSLRVPLRVHKEAGLVTDIDGDWLDHMTQHFTNGAQLVDGFFHLGEDNVPPDNGVSSVDSVFIFHNSTEETTSTSYDAIVVEQWTVVDGVVVKADYVPLLQSLAPYGWRLMCVLPTPIVKTNSDGSLSTKQILFLQRPVLQRKRKDFKMLNLRGRHKAKKHSCGEMLEEGEDRSLVMETEMDKLRRTREDETDGRKRWSEEAQEDARQRDLSFLSGSSASLQDQEEETDIDSFLTSKGEKTVKWTDVCHTDGRRGVKEEVKMEERIKHQLFSGVC, encoded by the exons AGGTGCCAGTGTCATCCGTGCTGTGCCTGTCTTCAGTCAGAGAACTACCTGTCCAGGTGAGGGAGCTCTATGCGCAGGGCTTCGTCCTGGTTGCCGTCCATCCCTTTGTGCATCCCTGCGGCCCCCGTCATGCCCACATCCAGCGGCAGCTCCACCGAGCCGTGCTGGTTCGAGAAACACCGAG TTGGGACAAAAGCCAGGAGAGGAGATGGTGGCGACGTGGTCTGGAGACGGACGTGTGCGCGGCCGGTCATCAGGCTGCTGACCCGGAG ATCCAGGATGTAGCCGAGCAAGGCGTGATGTTCGTGGGCTTCCTCCAGCAGCCAGGAGGGGCGCCCTGCTTCTTGGCCAACTGGGACCCCGACGAGCTGTCCTCCTTGCACTCCAGCCCCTCCCCCATACACCGACACACCCTCATCAGCGCCAACGCCAGTCCGACGGATCCCGCAGAGCCGCGCCGTGATGACACGGAGCGAGGCGGCCTCCCCTTTGAGCCTGGAGAGCTGGCTCATGAAAGTGGAGATCATAATACACGGGATCACAAGCCCATACTGGCCCTCACCGGCCAGCCTTCAGAAGTCCACCCAGAGGGATCTAACGAGTGCATTCAGGGTGTACACATCCCCCTCGAAGAGTCACTTGAAACAATACAGCAACCTCTCGGTCACACAGTCCAGCCATGTGAATGTCAAACCCCACTGGAGACCCAAGAGAGGCAGCCGAGTCCTGGTATGAACACCCAGGAGGAGCATAAACCCCCAGAAGAATCCCCAGAGAATCATTCCAGACTTCCTAACGTACGTGAAAGGAAAGATTCAGCCTTGGAGTCTACCAAGAACAACAACCACATCTACCTGAAAACACCAGAAACCAAGAAGAGCGAGCCTTCGGCACCAGCACAGGCCC GACTGCAGCTGTTTGCGCTGTACAACTCCACGGGGGAGATGAACACCTCTTTAAGGTTCTACTCACTCAGGGTGCCCTTACGGGTGCACAAGGAGGCGGGGCTCGTGACGGACATTGACGGCGACTGGCTGGACCACATGACGCAGCATTTCACCAACGGAGCGCAACTCGTCGACGGCTTTTTTCACCTCGGAGAGGATAACG TCCCTCCGGATAATGGGGTCTCATCGGTAGACAGCGTGTTCATCTTCCACAACTCCACGGAGGAGACCACCAGCACCTCCTACGACGCCATCGTGGTCGAGCAGTGGACCGTCGTCGAC GGGGTGGTGGTGAAGGCGGACTACGTTCCGCTGCTGCAGTCTCTGGCGCCATACGGATGGAGGCTCATGTGCGTGTTGCCCACGCCCATTGTCAAGACCAACAG CGACGGGAGTTTGTCGACTAAGCAAATCCTCTTCCTTCAGAGGCCCGTTTTGCAGCGCAAGAGGAAAGACTTCAAG ATGCTGAACCTCCGAGGTCGCCACAAGGCAAAAAAACACTCATGTGGAGAGATGCTGGAGGAGGGAGAGGACAGGTCCCTCGTCATGGAGACGGAGATGGACAAGCTGAGGCGCACGCGGGAGGACGAGACGGACGGGAGGAAGAGATGGAGCGAGGAGGCCCAAGAGGACGCCCGTCAAAGGGACCTCTCGTTCCTCTCGGGCAGCTCGGCGTCCCTTCAAGACCAGGAAGAGGAGACGGACATTGACAGTTTTCTCACATCCAAGGGGGAGAAGACTGTGAAATGGACGGACGTGTGTCACACAGACGGCCGGAGAGGCGTCAAAGAGGAGGTAAAGATGGAAGAGCGCATCAAACATCAGCTCTTTTCTGGCGTCTGTTGA
- the rftn1a gene encoding raftlin-2 isoform X1, with translation MGCRLPKLRKGEETQSPGNIYSTLRRPQVETKVGVSYTYHFLDFLLGKEEVPVSSVLCLSSVRELPVQVRELYAQGFVLVAVHPFVHPCGPRHAHIQRQLHRAVLVRETPSWDKSQERRWWRRGLETDVCAAGHQAADPEVIQSYVKRIQDVAEQGVMFVGFLQQPGGAPCFLANWDPDELSSLHSSPSPIHRHTLISANASPTDPAEPRRDDTERGGLPFEPGELAHESGDHNTRDHKPILALTGQPSEVHPEGSNECIQGVHIPLEESLETIQQPLGHTVQPCECQTPLETQERQPSPGMNTQEEHKPPEESPENHSRLPNVRERKDSALESTKNNNHIYLKTPETKKSEPSAPAQARLQLFALYNSTGEMNTSLRFYSLRVPLRVHKEAGLVTDIDGDWLDHMTQHFTNGAQLVDGFFHLGEDNVPPDNGVSSVDSVFIFHNSTEETTSTSYDAIVVEQWTVVDGVVVKADYVPLLQSLAPYGWRLMCVLPTPIVKTNSDGSLSTKQILFLQRPVLQRKRKDFKMLNLRGRHKAKKHSCGEMLEEGEDRSLVMETEMDKLRRTREDETDGRKRWSEEAQEDARQRDLSFLSGSSASLQDQEEETDIDSFLTSKGEKTVKWTDVCHTDGRRGVKEEVKMEERIKHQLFSGVC, from the exons AGGTGCCAGTGTCATCCGTGCTGTGCCTGTCTTCAGTCAGAGAACTACCTGTCCAGGTGAGGGAGCTCTATGCGCAGGGCTTCGTCCTGGTTGCCGTCCATCCCTTTGTGCATCCCTGCGGCCCCCGTCATGCCCACATCCAGCGGCAGCTCCACCGAGCCGTGCTGGTTCGAGAAACACCGAG TTGGGACAAAAGCCAGGAGAGGAGATGGTGGCGACGTGGTCTGGAGACGGACGTGTGCGCGGCCGGTCATCAGGCTGCTGACCCGGAGGTGATTCAGAGCTATGTCAAGAGG ATCCAGGATGTAGCCGAGCAAGGCGTGATGTTCGTGGGCTTCCTCCAGCAGCCAGGAGGGGCGCCCTGCTTCTTGGCCAACTGGGACCCCGACGAGCTGTCCTCCTTGCACTCCAGCCCCTCCCCCATACACCGACACACCCTCATCAGCGCCAACGCCAGTCCGACGGATCCCGCAGAGCCGCGCCGTGATGACACGGAGCGAGGCGGCCTCCCCTTTGAGCCTGGAGAGCTGGCTCATGAAAGTGGAGATCATAATACACGGGATCACAAGCCCATACTGGCCCTCACCGGCCAGCCTTCAGAAGTCCACCCAGAGGGATCTAACGAGTGCATTCAGGGTGTACACATCCCCCTCGAAGAGTCACTTGAAACAATACAGCAACCTCTCGGTCACACAGTCCAGCCATGTGAATGTCAAACCCCACTGGAGACCCAAGAGAGGCAGCCGAGTCCTGGTATGAACACCCAGGAGGAGCATAAACCCCCAGAAGAATCCCCAGAGAATCATTCCAGACTTCCTAACGTACGTGAAAGGAAAGATTCAGCCTTGGAGTCTACCAAGAACAACAACCACATCTACCTGAAAACACCAGAAACCAAGAAGAGCGAGCCTTCGGCACCAGCACAGGCCC GACTGCAGCTGTTTGCGCTGTACAACTCCACGGGGGAGATGAACACCTCTTTAAGGTTCTACTCACTCAGGGTGCCCTTACGGGTGCACAAGGAGGCGGGGCTCGTGACGGACATTGACGGCGACTGGCTGGACCACATGACGCAGCATTTCACCAACGGAGCGCAACTCGTCGACGGCTTTTTTCACCTCGGAGAGGATAACG TCCCTCCGGATAATGGGGTCTCATCGGTAGACAGCGTGTTCATCTTCCACAACTCCACGGAGGAGACCACCAGCACCTCCTACGACGCCATCGTGGTCGAGCAGTGGACCGTCGTCGAC GGGGTGGTGGTGAAGGCGGACTACGTTCCGCTGCTGCAGTCTCTGGCGCCATACGGATGGAGGCTCATGTGCGTGTTGCCCACGCCCATTGTCAAGACCAACAG CGACGGGAGTTTGTCGACTAAGCAAATCCTCTTCCTTCAGAGGCCCGTTTTGCAGCGCAAGAGGAAAGACTTCAAG ATGCTGAACCTCCGAGGTCGCCACAAGGCAAAAAAACACTCATGTGGAGAGATGCTGGAGGAGGGAGAGGACAGGTCCCTCGTCATGGAGACGGAGATGGACAAGCTGAGGCGCACGCGGGAGGACGAGACGGACGGGAGGAAGAGATGGAGCGAGGAGGCCCAAGAGGACGCCCGTCAAAGGGACCTCTCGTTCCTCTCGGGCAGCTCGGCGTCCCTTCAAGACCAGGAAGAGGAGACGGACATTGACAGTTTTCTCACATCCAAGGGGGAGAAGACTGTGAAATGGACGGACGTGTGTCACACAGACGGCCGGAGAGGCGTCAAAGAGGAGGTAAAGATGGAAGAGCGCATCAAACATCAGCTCTTTTCTGGCGTCTGTTGA